From the genome of Pelobacter propionicus DSM 2379, one region includes:
- the carB gene encoding carbamoyl-phosphate synthase large subunit: MPKRTDIKKILIIGAGPIVIGQACEFDYSGTQACKALKEEGYEVVLLNSNPATIMTDPDFADHTYIEPVTPEILARIIEKERPDAILPTLGGQTALNTAVAVAESGILERFGVELIGAKLPAIKKAEDRTLFKQAMENIGLAIPRSGLAHNRQEAMDVITCVGFPAIIRPSFTLGGSGGGIAYNMEEYEKMAVAGIDASPTDEILVEESVIGWKEYELEVMRDTADNVVIICSIENLDPMGVHTGDSITVAPAQTLTDKEYQILRDASLKIIREIGVDTGGSNIQFGINPNDGRLVVIEMNPRVSRSSALASKATGFPIAKIAAKLAVGYTLDEVTNDITRETPACFEPAIDYVVTKIPRFTFEKFPAANATLTTQMKSVGEVMAIGRTFKESLQKALRSLEIGVSGLDSRLFDLGAETRRALTAKEQQLLLEKLRIPNSERLWYLADALRSGMTVEDIFRHTAIDPWFLHNIRQIVEKEEELKRLDPAALSRDELFEAKQFGFADKTLAKLWNRSEDEVRSLRLSLGVKPVYKRVDTCAAEFVAHTPYLYSTYEEECEAEPTDRRKIMILGGGPNRIGQGIEFDYCCVHGVFALAEDGFETIMVNCNPETVSTDYDTSDRLYFEPLTLEDVLSIVAVEKPFGVIVQFGGQTPLKLAVALEKAGVPIIGTSPDAIDRAEDRERFQEMLFKLELLQPENGIARSFEEAEKAAERIGYPVVVRPSYVLGGRAMEIVYDVDNLRRYMTTAVQASPEHPILIDKFLDEAIEIDVDALCDGTEVVIGGIMEHIEEAGIHSGDSACSLPPYSISPEMVAEIRRQTSLMALELNVKGLMNVQYAIKDGRVYILEVNPRASRTAPFVSKATGRPLAKIAARIMAGKSLKELGVSGDIVPRHVSVKEAVFPFVKFPGVDTLLGPEMKSTGEVMGIGDSFADAFAKAQLGANVRLPLKGNAFISVRNADKKHVVTAAEKLYKAGFGILATDGTASYLAEKGIPVKRINKVLEGRPHVVDAIKNGEINLVINTTQGAQAVVDSFSIRREALMHNIAYYTTVAGAKAVVDSIIALKEHELGVKSLQDYLH; encoded by the coding sequence ATGCCAAAACGTACAGACATTAAAAAGATCCTGATCATCGGCGCCGGCCCCATCGTCATCGGTCAGGCCTGCGAGTTCGATTACTCCGGTACCCAGGCCTGCAAGGCCTTGAAAGAAGAGGGGTATGAGGTGGTGCTTCTGAACAGCAACCCGGCCACCATCATGACCGACCCGGACTTCGCCGACCACACCTACATCGAACCGGTCACCCCGGAGATCCTGGCCAGGATCATCGAGAAGGAACGTCCCGATGCCATCCTGCCCACCCTGGGGGGGCAGACCGCCCTGAATACCGCGGTGGCCGTGGCCGAGAGCGGGATCCTGGAGCGCTTTGGCGTTGAGCTGATCGGCGCCAAGCTTCCTGCCATCAAGAAGGCCGAGGACCGCACCCTGTTCAAACAGGCCATGGAGAACATCGGCCTGGCAATTCCCCGTTCCGGCCTGGCCCACAACCGCCAGGAGGCCATGGATGTCATCACCTGTGTGGGCTTCCCGGCCATCATCCGCCCCTCTTTCACCCTGGGGGGGAGCGGCGGCGGCATCGCCTACAACATGGAGGAGTACGAAAAGATGGCCGTGGCCGGCATCGACGCCTCCCCCACCGACGAGATCCTGGTGGAGGAGTCGGTCATCGGCTGGAAGGAGTACGAGCTGGAGGTGATGCGCGACACGGCCGACAACGTGGTGATCATCTGCTCCATCGAGAACCTGGATCCCATGGGGGTGCACACCGGCGACTCCATCACCGTGGCGCCGGCCCAGACCCTGACCGACAAGGAGTACCAGATCCTGCGGGACGCGTCCCTGAAGATCATCCGTGAGATCGGCGTGGACACCGGCGGTTCCAACATCCAGTTCGGCATCAACCCCAATGATGGCCGGTTGGTGGTGATCGAGATGAACCCGCGCGTCTCCCGTTCCTCGGCCCTGGCCTCCAAGGCCACCGGCTTCCCCATCGCCAAGATCGCAGCCAAGCTGGCGGTGGGCTACACCCTGGACGAGGTCACCAACGACATCACCCGCGAGACCCCGGCCTGCTTCGAGCCGGCCATCGACTACGTGGTTACCAAGATTCCGCGCTTCACCTTCGAAAAATTCCCGGCCGCCAATGCCACCCTGACCACCCAGATGAAGTCGGTGGGGGAAGTCATGGCCATCGGCCGCACCTTCAAGGAGTCGTTGCAGAAGGCGCTGCGCTCCCTGGAAATCGGCGTCTCCGGCCTGGACTCGCGTCTGTTCGACCTGGGCGCCGAGACCCGTCGCGCCCTGACCGCCAAGGAGCAGCAGCTCCTGCTGGAGAAGCTGCGCATCCCCAACAGTGAGCGGCTCTGGTATCTGGCCGATGCCCTGCGCAGCGGCATGACCGTGGAGGATATCTTCCGCCACACCGCCATCGACCCCTGGTTCCTGCACAACATCCGCCAGATCGTGGAAAAGGAGGAGGAGCTGAAGCGTCTCGACCCTGCTGCCCTGTCGCGGGACGAGCTGTTCGAGGCCAAGCAGTTCGGTTTTGCCGACAAGACCCTGGCCAAACTCTGGAACAGGAGCGAAGACGAGGTGCGTTCCTTACGCCTCTCCCTGGGAGTTAAGCCGGTGTACAAGCGGGTGGATACCTGCGCCGCCGAGTTCGTGGCCCACACCCCCTACCTGTACTCCACCTACGAGGAGGAGTGCGAGGCCGAGCCCACCGACCGCAGGAAGATCATGATCCTGGGGGGTGGCCCCAACCGCATTGGCCAGGGGATCGAGTTCGACTACTGCTGCGTGCACGGCGTGTTCGCCCTTGCCGAGGACGGCTTCGAGACCATCATGGTCAACTGCAACCCGGAGACCGTCTCCACCGACTACGACACCTCTGACCGGCTCTACTTCGAGCCGCTGACCCTTGAGGACGTGCTCTCCATAGTGGCGGTTGAGAAGCCCTTCGGCGTGATCGTGCAGTTCGGCGGCCAGACGCCGCTCAAGCTGGCCGTGGCCCTGGAGAAGGCCGGCGTGCCGATCATCGGCACCTCCCCCGATGCCATCGACCGGGCCGAGGATCGGGAGCGCTTCCAGGAGATGCTCTTCAAGCTGGAGCTGCTCCAGCCGGAGAACGGCATTGCCCGCTCCTTCGAGGAGGCCGAGAAGGCGGCCGAGCGCATCGGCTACCCGGTGGTGGTGCGCCCCTCCTACGTGCTGGGGGGGAGGGCCATGGAGATCGTCTACGACGTGGACAACCTGCGGCGCTACATGACCACAGCGGTGCAGGCCTCCCCCGAGCACCCGATCTTGATCGACAAGTTTCTGGACGAGGCCATCGAGATCGACGTGGATGCCCTCTGCGACGGTACGGAGGTGGTGATCGGCGGCATCATGGAGCACATCGAGGAGGCCGGCATCCACTCCGGCGATTCGGCCTGCTCCCTTCCCCCCTACTCCATCTCCCCCGAGATGGTGGCCGAGATCCGTCGCCAGACCTCTCTCATGGCCCTGGAGCTGAACGTCAAGGGGCTGATGAACGTGCAGTATGCCATCAAGGATGGCAGGGTTTACATCCTGGAGGTCAATCCCCGCGCATCGCGCACCGCCCCCTTCGTTTCCAAGGCCACCGGCCGCCCCCTGGCCAAGATCGCGGCCCGAATCATGGCGGGAAAAAGCCTGAAGGAGCTGGGGGTGTCCGGCGACATCGTGCCGCGCCATGTGTCGGTCAAGGAGGCGGTCTTCCCCTTTGTCAAGTTCCCCGGTGTGGATACCCTGCTGGGGCCGGAGATGAAATCCACCGGCGAGGTCATGGGCATCGGCGACAGTTTTGCTGACGCATTTGCCAAGGCGCAACTGGGCGCCAACGTCAGGTTGCCGCTCAAGGGGAACGCCTTTATCAGCGTGCGCAATGCCGACAAGAAACATGTTGTCACTGCTGCTGAAAAGTTGTATAAGGCTGGTTTTGGCATCCTGGCCACCGACGGTACCGCCTCCTATCTGGCGGAAAAGGGGATCCCGGTCAAGCGGATCAACAAGGTGCTGGAGGGGCGGCCCCATGTGGTGGATGCCATCAAGAACGGCGAGATCAACCTGGTGATCAACACCACCCAGGGAGCCCAAGCGGTGGTCGATTCGTTCTCCATCCGCCGCGAGGCCCTGATGCACAACATCGCCTATTACACAACGGTTGCCGGAGCAAAGGCCGTGGTGGACAGCATCATCGCCCTCAAGGAGCATGAACTGGGTGTCAAGTCATTGCAGGATTATTTGCACTAG
- a CDS encoding DMT family protein — MRTVVLLIISNVFMTFAWYAHLKNLRTRHWLIAVAVSWGIAFFEYLIQVPANRMGYGRFSLAQLKILQEVITLAVFVPFAVLYMGTSLNWNYLWAGFCLAGAVFFIFR; from the coding sequence ATGCGTACCGTTGTTCTTTTAATCATATCCAACGTGTTCATGACCTTTGCCTGGTACGCCCACCTAAAAAACCTGCGCACCCGGCACTGGCTGATAGCCGTTGCGGTCTCCTGGGGCATCGCCTTCTTCGAGTACCTGATCCAGGTGCCGGCCAACCGCATGGGCTACGGTAGGTTCAGTCTGGCGCAGCTGAAGATCCTGCAGGAAGTCATTACCCTGGCCGTGTTCGTCCCCTTTGCGGTGCTGTACATGGGGACCAGCCTCAACTGGAACTACCTCTGGGCCGGCTTTTGTCTGGCCGGAGCGGTGTTCTTCATTTTTAGGTAA
- a CDS encoding radical SAM protein, with amino-acid sequence MRADVTHDPTNCSPVPGSPSYLELFHSGELLERVREAYRRLRSCDLCPHDCGVDRIGGERGICGAGLLPKIAAASVHNGEEPPISGDHGSGTIFLSGCSLRCRFCQNFPISQLGNGQELTTRALAERMLRLQRQGVHNINFVTPSHYLPQILASLWLAIVLGFRLPLVWNSSGYEKPDALALLEGVVAVYLPDMKYADDETALRLSNAPGYCRSNRLAVAEMLRQVGHLRLDERGVATGGMIIRHLVLPDNLAGSDETLAWIAENLGRETHISLMRQYFPAHLAAETPGICRKITDDEYERAVEWLETCGLENGWVQD; translated from the coding sequence GTGAGGGCCGACGTAACGCATGATCCGACAAACTGCTCCCCGGTTCCCGGTTCCCCGTCCTACCTGGAACTCTTCCATTCCGGTGAGCTGCTTGAGCGGGTCCGTGAGGCATACAGGAGGCTCCGCTCCTGCGACCTCTGCCCCCACGACTGCGGGGTGGACCGCATCGGGGGAGAACGGGGAATCTGCGGCGCAGGGCTGCTGCCGAAGATCGCCGCGGCCAGCGTGCACAACGGGGAGGAACCGCCCATCTCCGGCGATCATGGGTCGGGTACCATCTTCCTCAGCGGCTGTTCCTTACGTTGCCGCTTCTGCCAGAACTTCCCCATCAGCCAGCTGGGTAACGGTCAGGAGCTGACCACCCGCGCCTTGGCCGAGAGGATGCTGCGCTTGCAGCGCCAGGGGGTGCACAACATCAACTTCGTCACCCCCAGCCACTACCTGCCCCAGATTCTGGCTTCCCTCTGGCTGGCCATCGTGCTCGGTTTCCGGTTGCCCCTGGTCTGGAACAGCAGCGGCTACGAGAAACCGGATGCCCTGGCCCTGCTGGAGGGGGTGGTGGCGGTCTATCTGCCGGACATGAAGTATGCGGATGACGAAACAGCCTTGCGGCTCTCCAATGCCCCCGGCTATTGCCGCAGCAACCGCCTGGCGGTGGCCGAGATGCTGCGCCAGGTTGGGCACCTGCGGCTGGATGAGCGGGGAGTAGCGACCGGCGGGATGATCATCCGTCACCTGGTGCTGCCCGACAACCTGGCCGGAAGCGATGAAACCCTGGCCTGGATCGCCGAGAACCTGGGCAGGGAGACGCACATCTCGCTCATGCGGCAGTACTTCCCCGCCCACCTGGCCGCCGAGACCCCCGGGATCTGCCGCAAGATCACGGATGATGAGTATGAGCGGGCAGTGGAGTGGCTGGAAACGTGCGGCCTGGAGAACGGCTGGGTGCAGGATTAG